One genomic segment of Streptomyces liangshanensis includes these proteins:
- a CDS encoding glycosyl hydrolase family 95 catalytic domain-containing protein, which produces MMDTTPVDGDLHRLVFDAPARSWLEAAPLGNGRLGALVHGGTARERISLNDGTAWSGGPASAPRPPADAPEAVRRARRHLEQGAYDAATREVQHVQSGWAQSYLPFADVVLTLAAPSGGAASRHDGSADGPSHESADAPSHGSTDDPYRRVLDLRHAEVETHFRVGGVGVRRRVFVSAPDAVLVVSVEADAPLDVGVELTTPLGFLRRESADDSTELRFRMPSDVPPPHEPDHPVVWSDAPGDALRGAVHARIGHNGTLASSPGTGAPVVRSATRVDLVVATATTFDGIARPPRTDEALDAAAEAAASAFRRGVPELRARHRADHAARYDRVALRIGGGPGEVAGPGGREANDDSRSVATWRRVTAAVEGDVLADDPGLAVLLFHYGRYLLLASSRPGGLPATLQGLWNTELRAPWSSGYTLNINTEMNYWAAGVTDLAECAAPLLDLVEALAVTGAATARELYASPGWVAHHNTDAWAYTPPVGTGDADPAWAFWPMAGAWLSLELADLVRFGHPELRDRVRPLLRGAAEFVLHQLVPSDDGTLGTSPSTSPENHFVTPGGGASAVGRSSAMDLALATALFDAVTEFATGDSGGDGEGTDELLARVRRARALVPGPSAGRDGLIAEWRDDPVPAEPYHRHLSHLWPLFPGPGLPPDLHPNAAASIDARGDESTGWSLAWRIALRARLRQPDHVERLVRLMLRPAPADQVGQRAGLYPNLFAAHPPFQIDGNLGYVAGIAEALLQSHAGRIELLPAVPAAWARGSVRGLVARPGVGVDLVWDADEHGRPALVSATLTPRGERARRPVTVVAHGRRTTIDLTHGAVTLDGRQLVGRTTRS; this is translated from the coding sequence ATGATGGACACGACCCCCGTCGACGGCGACCTTCACCGGCTGGTCTTCGACGCCCCCGCGCGGAGCTGGCTGGAGGCCGCGCCGCTGGGCAACGGACGCCTGGGCGCCCTCGTCCACGGCGGCACCGCGCGGGAGCGGATCTCGCTCAACGACGGCACGGCGTGGTCGGGCGGGCCGGCGAGTGCCCCCCGGCCGCCCGCCGACGCACCGGAGGCGGTACGGCGGGCACGCCGCCACCTGGAACAGGGCGCGTACGACGCGGCGACCCGGGAGGTCCAGCACGTGCAGTCGGGGTGGGCGCAGTCCTACCTCCCCTTCGCGGACGTCGTCCTCACCCTGGCGGCGCCGTCCGGAGGGGCAGCGTCCCGGCACGACGGGAGCGCGGACGGCCCGTCCCACGAGAGCGCGGACGCCCCGTCCCACGGGAGTACGGACGACCCGTACCGGCGCGTGCTGGACCTGCGGCACGCGGAGGTCGAGACGCACTTCCGCGTCGGCGGTGTCGGGGTGCGCCGGCGGGTGTTCGTCTCCGCGCCCGACGCGGTGCTCGTCGTGTCGGTCGAGGCGGACGCGCCCCTGGACGTGGGTGTCGAGCTGACCACCCCACTCGGCTTCCTTCGCCGGGAGTCGGCGGACGACTCGACGGAGCTGCGCTTCCGGATGCCGTCCGACGTACCGCCGCCGCACGAACCGGACCACCCCGTCGTCTGGTCCGACGCACCCGGCGACGCCCTGCGGGGCGCCGTCCACGCGCGGATCGGCCACAACGGGACCCTCGCCTCCTCCCCCGGCACGGGCGCGCCGGTCGTGCGGTCGGCGACCCGGGTGGACCTCGTCGTCGCGACGGCCACGACCTTCGACGGGATCGCGCGGCCGCCCCGTACGGACGAGGCACTGGACGCGGCGGCGGAGGCGGCCGCCTCGGCATTCCGCAGGGGCGTCCCGGAGCTGCGCGCCCGCCACCGCGCGGATCACGCGGCGCGGTACGACCGCGTCGCGCTGCGGATCGGGGGCGGCCCGGGCGAGGTGGCCGGGCCCGGCGGCCGGGAGGCGAACGACGACAGCCGGTCCGTCGCCACGTGGCGCCGGGTGACGGCGGCCGTCGAGGGCGACGTGCTCGCCGACGACCCCGGTTTGGCGGTGCTGTTGTTCCACTACGGCCGGTACCTGCTGCTCGCGAGCTCGCGGCCCGGCGGCCTGCCCGCCACCCTCCAGGGGTTGTGGAACACCGAACTGCGCGCGCCGTGGAGTTCGGGCTACACCCTGAACATCAACACCGAGATGAACTACTGGGCGGCCGGGGTCACCGACCTCGCCGAATGCGCCGCCCCGCTGCTCGACCTCGTCGAGGCGCTCGCCGTCACGGGCGCCGCCACCGCCCGCGAGCTGTACGCGTCGCCCGGCTGGGTCGCCCACCACAACACCGACGCGTGGGCCTACACACCGCCCGTCGGCACGGGGGACGCCGACCCGGCCTGGGCGTTCTGGCCGATGGCCGGCGCCTGGCTGTCGCTGGAGCTGGCCGACCTGGTGCGGTTCGGCCACCCCGAACTGCGCGACCGGGTCAGGCCGTTGTTGCGCGGCGCCGCCGAGTTCGTCCTGCATCAGCTCGTCCCCTCCGACGACGGCACGCTCGGTACGAGCCCGTCCACGTCACCGGAGAACCACTTCGTCACCCCGGGCGGCGGCGCCAGTGCGGTGGGCCGGTCGTCCGCGATGGATCTCGCCCTCGCCACCGCCCTGTTCGACGCCGTCACGGAGTTCGCGACCGGCGACAGCGGCGGAGACGGCGAGGGTACGGACGAGCTGCTCGCCCGCGTGCGCCGCGCGCGGGCGCTGGTCCCCGGCCCCTCGGCGGGGCGCGACGGCCTGATCGCCGAGTGGCGCGACGACCCGGTGCCCGCAGAGCCGTACCACCGGCACCTCAGCCACCTCTGGCCCCTCTTCCCCGGGCCCGGCCTCCCCCCGGACCTCCACCCGAACGCCGCCGCCTCGATCGACGCGCGCGGCGACGAGTCGACCGGCTGGTCCCTCGCCTGGCGCATCGCGCTGCGCGCCCGCCTGAGGCAGCCGGACCACGTCGAGCGACTCGTCCGGCTGATGCTCCGCCCCGCTCCCGCCGACCAGGTCGGGCAGCGCGCGGGCCTGTACCCCAACCTGTTCGCCGCGCACCCCCCGTTCCAGATCGACGGCAATCTCGGGTACGTCGCCGGCATCGCGGAGGCGCTCCTCCAGAGTCACGCGGGCCGCATCGAGCTGCTGCCGGCCGTGCCCGCGGCCTGGGCGCGCGGATCGGTACGGGGGCTGGTCGCCCGCCCCGGGGTGGGCGTCGACCTCGTGTGGGACGCCGACGAGCACGGCCGTCCCGCGCTCGTCTCCGCGACCCTCACCCCGCGCGGCGAACGGGCACGGAGACCGGTCACGGTCGTCGCGCACGGCCGCCGTACCACCATCGACCTGACACACGGAGCCGTCACCCTGGACGGTCGGCAACTCGTAGGGAGAACGACCCGCTCATGA
- a CDS encoding aldo/keto reductase, with protein MSLTLDTYRLLGRSGLRVSPLALGAATFGTEWGWGAGRDEARKLFDLYVERGGNFVDTANTYTNGSSERLLGEFTRDHRERLVLATKYTTQRRPGDPNSGGSHRKSLFASVEASLRQLDTDYIDVLYLHVWDFTTPVEEILRGMDDLVRQGKVLYVAISNAPAWQVSRMQAIADLRGWSPLVALQIEYNLIERSGERDLMPMAREMGLGVVPYSPLAGGVLTGKYTRDDLTTTRAAADGTRKDFTLATGGLTARGLDIAEVVKEVAAELGRSTAQVGLAWTLRNPDVTSSLVGARTVAQLEDNLGALEVEFTPDQQARLDAAGAIDLGFPHDLLAGDRMRAVTQGNLRLAPRR; from the coding sequence ATGTCGCTCACTCTCGACACCTACCGGCTGCTCGGCCGCTCCGGACTGCGGGTCTCCCCGCTGGCGCTGGGCGCGGCGACCTTCGGCACCGAGTGGGGCTGGGGCGCCGGGCGGGACGAGGCACGCAAGCTGTTCGACCTGTACGTCGAGCGCGGCGGCAACTTCGTCGACACCGCCAACACGTACACCAACGGCAGCTCCGAACGCCTGCTGGGCGAGTTCACCCGCGACCACCGCGAACGCCTGGTGCTGGCGACGAAGTACACCACGCAGCGCCGGCCGGGCGACCCGAACTCCGGTGGCTCCCACCGCAAGAGCCTGTTCGCGTCGGTGGAGGCCAGTCTGCGGCAGCTGGACACGGACTACATCGATGTCCTCTACCTGCACGTGTGGGACTTCACGACCCCGGTCGAAGAGATCCTGCGCGGCATGGACGACCTGGTCCGGCAGGGCAAGGTCCTGTACGTGGCGATCTCCAACGCCCCGGCCTGGCAGGTGTCGCGCATGCAGGCGATCGCCGACCTGCGCGGCTGGTCGCCGCTGGTGGCCCTCCAGATCGAGTACAACCTGATCGAGCGTTCCGGGGAGCGCGACCTGATGCCGATGGCACGCGAGATGGGATTGGGCGTGGTGCCGTACTCGCCGCTGGCCGGCGGCGTGCTCACCGGCAAGTACACCCGCGACGACCTGACCACCACCCGGGCCGCCGCCGACGGCACCCGCAAGGACTTCACCCTCGCCACCGGGGGCCTCACCGCACGCGGCCTGGACATCGCCGAAGTGGTGAAGGAGGTCGCCGCGGAGCTGGGCCGCTCGACGGCCCAGGTCGGGTTGGCCTGGACCCTGCGGAACCCGGACGTGACGTCCTCGCTCGTCGGCGCCCGGACGGTCGCCCAACTGGAGGACAACCTGGGCGCGTTGGAGGTCGAGTTCACACCCGACCAGCAGGCGCGCCTGGACGCGGCCGGCGCGATCGACCTCGGCTTCCCGCACGACCTGCTCGCCGGTGACCGCATGCGCGCGGTGACCCAGGGCAACCTGAGGCTGGCTCCCCGCCGCTGA
- a CDS encoding M23 family metallopeptidase has product MLTDLRKWHGPVFGGGALCVLVNREGLGPLWYAGVGLLVVAGLMRWSLWRDQRPPGGLVPVPVGVPVAGRWRAVNGPGTKVPSHTHSHAQTYAIDLTFPPGEESAPGVRRLWSLGGRPDRYPAFGRPVLAPGDGVVVAVAGRQRDHFGRDSLPGLAYLFLEGFVRSLGRPRHLWGNFVILELGEGVYAGFAHLRRGSLRVAVGERVAAGQQLAECGNSGNSSEPHLHFQLMSGPDPETAHGLPFAWRYRDDRGAEHHGVPEDTVHFTSAGTSAGH; this is encoded by the coding sequence TTGCTGACGGACTTACGGAAGTGGCACGGCCCGGTCTTCGGTGGTGGGGCGCTCTGCGTTCTGGTGAACAGGGAGGGGCTGGGTCCGTTGTGGTACGCCGGGGTGGGCCTCCTGGTGGTCGCCGGGCTCATGCGGTGGAGTCTGTGGCGGGATCAGCGTCCGCCCGGCGGGTTGGTGCCGGTTCCGGTCGGGGTGCCGGTCGCCGGGCGGTGGCGGGCCGTCAACGGGCCCGGCACCAAGGTGCCCAGTCATACGCACAGCCATGCGCAGACCTACGCCATCGACCTGACCTTCCCTCCCGGCGAGGAGTCCGCGCCCGGGGTTCGTCGGCTCTGGTCGCTCGGCGGCCGTCCGGACCGTTATCCCGCCTTCGGCCGTCCCGTGCTGGCACCCGGTGACGGGGTGGTGGTCGCCGTCGCCGGGCGTCAGCGGGATCACTTCGGTCGTGACTCACTGCCGGGCCTGGCCTACCTCTTCCTGGAGGGGTTCGTACGGAGCTTGGGCCGGCCCCGGCATCTGTGGGGCAACTTCGTCATTCTCGAACTGGGCGAGGGTGTGTACGCGGGCTTCGCCCATCTGAGGCGTGGCTCCCTCCGTGTCGCCGTGGGCGAACGGGTCGCCGCCGGGCAGCAGTTGGCCGAGTGCGGCAACTCCGGCAACTCCTCCGAGCCGCACCTGCACTTCCAGCTCATGAGCGGCCCCGACCCCGAGACCGCCCACGGCCTGCCCTTCGCGTGGCGCTACCGCGACGACCGCGGGGCCGAACACCACGGAGTGCCCGAGGACACCGTGCACTTCACGTCGGCCGGAACCTCCGCCGGACACTGA
- a CDS encoding helix-turn-helix transcriptional regulator — translation MNTTQELAAFLRTRRERLDPDDFDLPSRQQARRTPGLRREEVAERAGVSVDYLVRLEQARGPRPSANVVEALAGALRLIPEERAYLFDLAGQRPRTAGEPATAAAPPLARLVADLSPLPAVLMNHRYDILAWNAEMARLFLDFDTLPPSRRNAMWLCLVHPGMSAFYVDRERVVREGVAHLRAAWAAHPEDRALIDLIAECASHNEEFARLWEERDVTVHGRGDKVLRHPRAGVIAVHFEVLVPLQDPGQRLMICRAADDGSRSALDRLCAG, via the coding sequence GTGAACACGACACAGGAACTGGCCGCGTTCCTGCGGACCCGGCGGGAACGCCTGGACCCGGACGACTTCGACCTGCCGTCGCGGCAGCAGGCCCGGCGGACCCCGGGACTGCGCCGCGAGGAGGTCGCCGAACGGGCCGGGGTCAGCGTCGACTACCTCGTGCGGCTCGAACAGGCCCGGGGACCGAGGCCCTCGGCGAACGTGGTGGAGGCGTTGGCCGGGGCGCTGCGCCTGATCCCCGAGGAACGCGCCTACCTCTTCGACCTGGCCGGGCAGCGCCCCCGTACGGCCGGCGAACCCGCGACCGCCGCGGCGCCGCCGCTGGCCCGGCTGGTGGCCGATCTGTCGCCGCTGCCGGCCGTGTTGATGAACCACCGCTACGACATCCTGGCCTGGAACGCCGAAATGGCCCGGCTCTTCCTGGACTTCGACACCCTGCCGCCGTCGCGGCGCAACGCGATGTGGTTGTGCCTGGTGCACCCGGGGATGAGCGCGTTCTACGTCGATCGTGAACGGGTCGTACGGGAGGGAGTCGCGCACCTGCGCGCGGCGTGGGCGGCGCACCCGGAGGACCGGGCGCTGATCGACCTCATCGCCGAATGCGCCTCCCACAACGAGGAGTTCGCGCGCCTGTGGGAGGAGCGGGACGTGACGGTCCACGGCCGGGGGGACAAGGTGCTGCGGCATCCTCGCGCCGGTGTGATCGCCGTGCACTTCGAGGTGCTCGTACCGCTCCAGGATCCCGGCCAGCGGTTGATGATCTGCCGTGCGGCGGACGACGGGAGCCGGTCGGCGCTGGACCGGTTGTGCGCGGGGTGA
- a CDS encoding carbohydrate ABC transporter permease, whose translation MSLLSSTQRVAGKPRASTRPSRPPIGRAAAWIYVGVILAVTIFPFYWILRTALSSNDALSRDPQSLAPVGLTLNGFGRVLGLVHGNATGTLSALDSGDLLLYLRNSTLYASLMTVAVIFCSTTAAYAFSRLHWRGRNLIFSLFLVALMVPGIMSMLPNFVLIKDLGLLNTFPGLILPGALFSAFNIFFLRQFMLGLPSEIDEAARIDGAGPIRSLFSVTIPMTMGPITTLTILTFINTWNEYFWPLLVTNDKSTEPLTVGLASFQQNAPTVAPDWGGLMAATLVAALPMLLVFVIFGRRIVNSIGFTGIR comes from the coding sequence GTGTCACTACTCTCCTCAACCCAGCGAGTCGCGGGAAAGCCGCGCGCCTCGACCCGGCCGTCGCGGCCGCCGATCGGGCGCGCCGCCGCGTGGATCTACGTCGGCGTCATCCTGGCCGTCACGATCTTCCCGTTCTACTGGATCCTGCGCACCGCGCTGTCGTCCAACGACGCCCTGTCGCGCGACCCCCAGTCGCTGGCGCCGGTCGGCCTCACGCTCAACGGCTTCGGACGTGTCCTCGGGCTGGTCCACGGCAACGCCACGGGCACACTGAGCGCGCTCGACTCGGGCGATCTGCTGCTCTACCTGCGCAACTCCACGCTGTACGCGTCGCTCATGACCGTGGCCGTCATCTTCTGCTCGACCACCGCGGCCTACGCGTTCTCGCGCCTCCACTGGCGGGGCCGCAACCTGATCTTCTCCCTGTTCCTCGTGGCGCTGATGGTCCCCGGCATCATGAGCATGCTGCCGAACTTCGTCCTCATCAAGGACCTCGGCCTCCTCAACACCTTCCCCGGACTGATCCTGCCGGGCGCCCTGTTCTCGGCGTTCAACATCTTCTTCCTACGGCAGTTCATGCTCGGCCTGCCGAGCGAGATCGACGAGGCGGCACGGATCGACGGGGCGGGGCCGATCAGGTCCCTGTTCTCCGTCACCATCCCGATGACCATGGGTCCGATCACCACCCTGACGATCCTGACCTTCATCAACACCTGGAACGAGTACTTCTGGCCGCTGCTCGTCACGAACGACAAGAGCACCGAGCCGCTCACCGTGGGGCTCGCCTCGTTCCAGCAGAACGCCCCGACCGTGGCACCCGACTGGGGCGGACTCATGGCCGCGACGCTCGTCGCCGCCCTGCCGATGCTCCTCGTGTTCGTGATCTTCGGTCGGCGCATCGTCAACTCCATCGGTTTCACGGGCATCCGCTGA
- a CDS encoding ABC transporter substrate-binding protein, translating into MKRKSLTALVAVALAGATALTGCSSSSGGTTKTADGKTVINYWNWDPNMVTAMGACVSGFEKANPKYTVKISRYNVPDYFTKLTANFVAGNAPDVFQASGQYYPTYIAQHQIAEIGPMLKQNGYQNNFAKGIDPVTGADGKTYGLTVDWNATGIYYNKDLLAKAGVTEAQLQDLTWNPTDGGTFGKVVKALTVDEKGKHGNQPGFDAKHVATYGFQLMAPQDPNGSQTFSSFAGALGWQAGDQFPYPTQIPYSDPRFSQTMKYLRSLSDDGYAPKIGEFGANTSVEDQLTSGKIAMMIQGSWDVATFAGNSKVKVGVAPLVKDSKTGNRLIQGGGDLEFMWQGSKNKDGAYKWLTYMTSDACQKAAAQANPAFFSGIPAVFDTTAKQVADKGMDISAFSNYLKSGLSAGANYSNGAGLQTAIVPTFQQYWEHQVGDSVFAQLQEKSKQTIAQK; encoded by the coding sequence ATGAAGCGCAAGTCGCTCACCGCTCTGGTCGCGGTCGCCCTGGCCGGCGCCACGGCTCTCACGGGTTGTTCGTCCAGCAGCGGCGGAACAACGAAGACGGCCGACGGCAAGACCGTCATCAACTACTGGAACTGGGACCCGAACATGGTGACCGCCATGGGTGCCTGCGTCTCCGGCTTCGAGAAGGCCAACCCCAAGTACACGGTCAAGATCTCCCGCTACAACGTGCCGGACTACTTCACGAAGCTGACCGCCAACTTCGTCGCGGGCAACGCGCCGGACGTCTTCCAGGCCTCGGGCCAGTACTACCCGACGTACATCGCGCAGCACCAGATAGCCGAGATCGGCCCGATGCTGAAGCAGAACGGCTACCAGAACAACTTCGCCAAGGGCATCGACCCGGTCACGGGCGCCGACGGCAAGACGTACGGCCTGACGGTCGACTGGAACGCCACCGGCATCTACTACAACAAGGACCTGCTGGCCAAGGCCGGTGTCACCGAGGCGCAGCTCCAGGACCTGACCTGGAACCCCACCGACGGCGGCACCTTCGGCAAGGTCGTCAAGGCGCTCACCGTCGACGAGAAGGGCAAGCACGGCAACCAGCCCGGCTTCGACGCCAAGCACGTCGCGACGTACGGCTTCCAGCTCATGGCCCCGCAGGACCCCAACGGCTCGCAGACGTTCAGCTCCTTCGCGGGCGCCCTCGGCTGGCAGGCCGGCGACCAGTTCCCGTACCCGACGCAGATCCCGTACTCGGACCCCCGCTTCAGCCAGACGATGAAGTACCTGCGCTCCCTCTCCGACGACGGGTACGCCCCGAAGATCGGCGAGTTCGGCGCGAACACGAGCGTCGAGGACCAGCTCACCAGCGGCAAGATCGCCATGATGATCCAGGGATCGTGGGACGTGGCCACCTTCGCCGGCAACTCGAAGGTCAAGGTCGGCGTCGCGCCCCTGGTCAAGGACAGCAAGACCGGCAACCGCCTCATCCAGGGCGGCGGCGACCTCGAATTCATGTGGCAGGGGTCGAAGAACAAGGACGGCGCCTACAAGTGGCTGACCTACATGACCTCCGACGCCTGCCAGAAGGCGGCCGCGCAGGCCAACCCGGCCTTCTTCTCCGGCATCCCGGCGGTGTTCGACACGACGGCCAAGCAGGTGGCGGACAAGGGCATGGACATCTCCGCCTTCAGCAACTACCTGAAGAGCGGTCTGAGCGCCGGCGCCAACTACTCCAACGGCGCGGGACTCCAGACGGCGATCGTCCCGACCTTCCAGCAGTACTGGGAGCACCAGGTCGGCGACAGCGTGTTCGCGCAGCTCCAGGAGAAGAGCAAGCAGACCATCGCGCAGAAGTGA
- a CDS encoding right-handed parallel beta-helix repeat-containing protein: MTVPTTPAPPRHLIEVTAHGADPTGARDSAPAVQDAIAAAHRAGGPVTLRFAPGTYAFRASSAVRRELYVSNTVGADPRYREKAIGILLEGFDDVEIDGGGALFEYHGRQTSIAVVDCGRAELHDFAVDMVQPTVVEVTVRETGVADAGPYRLLSVPPGTDVRPHGRTVTWVGEADPAGGDPAWTGEGKLDYCQVFDPRANRTWRTDCPLFEHVERITATPDGLRVEYRADAPVPDDQGLVYQLRHTDRDHPGAFVLESEYARFRGVRFGYLHGFGLLAQSGGDLLVQDCVFATREGTGRTTAGFADFVQASGLSGRVVVEDCRFDGAHDDAINVHGLYLRVDRVDGDELELSYPHPETAGFPQFAAGERCEIVRVGDGAVVATDVEVLGVDGPSGRDHAHDLTRMRVRCARPLPDAVAASGPGELAVENITRTPSVTVRRSTFANLPTRGVLVSTRKPVLIEDCVFSGLGMAGVLITCEAGSYWESGPVADCTVRRNRFEDLGGPAVLISPPHFPAAGAAVHRDIRVVGNEVTNCASWPNDNPRPGPDSGNWLVDATSVDHLVVTDNTTTAGALSVRLDHCPDAQVEAGTGSPVDVDRPGTEAP, encoded by the coding sequence ATGACCGTACCGACCACCCCCGCGCCGCCCCGCCACCTCATCGAGGTGACCGCCCACGGCGCGGACCCCACGGGCGCGCGCGACTCCGCGCCCGCCGTACAGGACGCGATCGCCGCGGCGCACCGGGCGGGCGGCCCCGTGACGCTCCGCTTCGCGCCCGGGACGTACGCCTTCCGGGCGTCGTCGGCGGTACGCCGTGAGCTGTACGTCTCGAACACCGTGGGCGCCGATCCCCGCTACCGCGAGAAGGCGATCGGGATCCTGCTGGAGGGGTTCGACGACGTCGAGATCGACGGCGGTGGCGCGCTGTTCGAGTACCACGGCCGTCAGACGTCGATCGCGGTGGTCGACTGCGGCCGGGCCGAACTGCACGACTTCGCCGTGGACATGGTGCAGCCGACCGTGGTCGAGGTGACCGTGCGGGAGACCGGGGTCGCCGACGCCGGACCGTACCGCCTGCTCTCGGTGCCGCCGGGTACGGATGTCCGTCCGCACGGCCGGACGGTGACCTGGGTGGGCGAGGCCGACCCGGCCGGCGGCGATCCGGCGTGGACGGGTGAGGGGAAGCTCGACTACTGCCAGGTGTTCGACCCGCGCGCGAACCGCACCTGGCGGACGGACTGCCCGCTCTTCGAGCACGTGGAACGGATCACCGCGACGCCCGACGGCCTGCGCGTCGAGTACCGGGCCGACGCCCCCGTACCCGACGACCAGGGGCTCGTCTACCAGCTGCGGCACACCGACCGCGACCACCCGGGCGCGTTCGTCCTGGAGAGCGAGTACGCCCGGTTCCGCGGCGTGCGCTTCGGCTACCTGCACGGATTCGGGCTGCTGGCGCAGAGCGGCGGCGATCTCCTCGTGCAGGACTGCGTCTTCGCCACGCGGGAGGGGACGGGGCGGACCACGGCCGGTTTCGCGGACTTCGTGCAGGCGTCCGGCCTGAGCGGCCGGGTGGTGGTGGAGGACTGCCGGTTCGACGGCGCGCACGACGACGCGATCAACGTGCACGGGCTCTACCTGCGGGTCGACCGGGTGGACGGCGACGAACTGGAGCTGAGCTATCCGCACCCGGAGACCGCCGGTTTCCCGCAGTTCGCGGCCGGCGAGCGATGCGAGATCGTACGGGTCGGGGACGGCGCCGTCGTCGCGACCGACGTGGAGGTGCTGGGCGTCGACGGGCCGAGCGGGCGGGACCACGCCCACGACCTGACGCGGATGCGCGTGCGGTGCGCGCGTCCGCTGCCCGACGCCGTCGCCGCCTCGGGGCCGGGTGAGCTGGCCGTGGAGAACATCACCCGCACGCCGTCCGTGACGGTGCGGCGCTCGACCTTCGCCAACCTGCCGACGCGCGGGGTCCTCGTGTCGACGCGCAAGCCGGTCCTGATCGAGGACTGCGTGTTCTCCGGTCTCGGCATGGCCGGCGTCCTGATCACCTGCGAGGCGGGCAGCTACTGGGAGTCGGGGCCGGTGGCCGACTGCACCGTCCGCCGCAACCGGTTCGAGGATCTCGGCGGCCCGGCGGTGCTGATCAGCCCCCCGCACTTCCCGGCGGCGGGCGCGGCCGTGCACCGCGACATCCGCGTGGTCGGCAACGAGGTCACGAACTGCGCGTCGTGGCCGAACGACAACCCCCGGCCCGGCCCGGACTCCGGCAACTGGCTCGTGGACGCGACCAGCGTCGACCACCTGGTCGTGACGGACAACACCACCACCGCGGGAGCCCTTTCGGTACGGCTCGACCACTGCCCGGACGCACAGGTGGAGGCGGGCACGGGCAGCCCGGTCGACGTCGACAGGCCCGGCACGGAGGCGCCGTAA
- a CDS encoding phosphotransferase family protein — translation MDEVEVVVAHSERATLRVGDVFLKVDADQARIDAEVEAMGLVPVPTPRVLWREPPVLAIAAVPGTALGRLGEPSPASPAAWAAAGAAVRKLHDAPLPPRPGAAGRDPGAAGRDPGALAAELDAECELLVTTGVLPADLVARNRRVAQAAFRPWTPAFTHGDLQITHVFTEDDEVTGIIDWSEAGRGDPLYDLATLTLGHEERLGDLVTGYGTEGGVDLDLDVIRAWWSLRSLLVVRWLAGHGFDPFAPGCEVDVLRSRM, via the coding sequence ATGGATGAGGTCGAAGTGGTCGTCGCCCACTCCGAGCGCGCGACGCTGCGCGTCGGCGACGTGTTCCTGAAGGTCGACGCCGATCAGGCGCGCATCGACGCCGAGGTCGAGGCGATGGGCCTGGTGCCGGTCCCGACCCCGCGGGTGCTGTGGCGCGAGCCGCCCGTGCTCGCGATCGCCGCGGTCCCGGGGACGGCGCTCGGCCGCCTCGGCGAACCGTCGCCCGCGTCACCGGCGGCGTGGGCCGCGGCGGGCGCCGCCGTACGGAAGCTGCACGACGCTCCGTTGCCGCCCCGGCCCGGCGCGGCCGGCCGGGACCCCGGCGCGGCCGGCCGGGACCCCGGCGCGCTCGCGGCCGAACTCGACGCCGAGTGCGAGCTGCTCGTGACGACCGGCGTCCTGCCCGCCGACCTCGTCGCCCGCAACCGCCGGGTGGCCCAGGCCGCGTTCCGGCCCTGGACGCCTGCCTTCACCCACGGCGACCTCCAGATCACCCACGTCTTCACCGAGGACGACGAGGTCACCGGCATCATCGACTGGTCCGAGGCGGGCCGGGGCGATCCCCTGTACGACCTCGCCACCCTCACCCTCGGGCACGAGGAACGCCTCGGTGATCTTGTTACGGGCTACGGCACCGAGGGCGGCGTCGACCTCGATCTCGACGTGATCCGCGCCTGGTGGTCCTTGCGGAGCCTGCTGGTGGTGCGCTGGCTGGCCGGGCACGGCTTCGACCCGTTCGCGCCCGGCTGCGAGGTCGACGTGCTGAGATCCCGGATGTGA